A region from the Manihot esculenta cultivar AM560-2 chromosome 13, M.esculenta_v8, whole genome shotgun sequence genome encodes:
- the LOC110629977 gene encoding uncharacterized protein LOC110629977 isoform X1: MITMDMKGISWVGNVYQKFEAMCLEVEENIYQDTVKYVENQVQTVGSTVKKFYSDVMQDLLPPSSVDATKDGVYDLPLELYADVGIYMKPKVAMKEKHTKVDNIEKLTEDPKMIIHNKFSGHSPTFRRLNHVDSSFPLSQGDSPEGDPGQYGKGSLSNKPHMGTKKIRKRVSLNEKSGNISPLDKDLTRASSFYEPSNENLGDCAEEASNRYGEGRLSNKSNLGGANKNSKRENMLPSERSGIITPLDKDLTGGSSVCKFSNENHKASSDQNDKIATLGSVEVTGHESIEESKIKTENASEQMPDIQTDASDIVNLKESGMSEETDMRTSSCCSSLQEANAADVCMNDGLVSLEVSYANGRVQRSKIACEEDFASDSEIEIVQPVHKAKLEESCVMVNRDELRFVPQNGVKSKSYRKKIQDVFLPRKRSVRKKEQLPIWPGNDSNPNQEESIKNSMPSLIINDARRSPTADCCESEWELL; this comes from the exons ATGATAACTATGGACATGAAGGGTATATCATGGGTTGGTAATGTTTACCAGAAGTTTGAAGCTATGTGCTTGGAAGTTGAAGAAAATATATACCAG GACACAGTTAAATATGTTGAAAATCAGGTGCAGACAGTTGGATCTACTGTGAAAAAATTCTATTCAGATGTCATGCAAGATTTGCTTCCTCCATCTTCAGTGGATGCTACTAAAGATGGAGTATATGACTTGCCTCTGGAGCTTTATGCCGATGTTGGGATCTATATGAAGCCAAAAGTGGCTATGAAGGAAAAGCACACAAAGGTTGATAATATAGAGAAGTTGACTGAGGATCCAAAAATGATCATTCATAACAAATTTTCAGGTCATTCTCCTACTTTCCGCAGGCTTAATCATGTAGATAGTTCGTTCCCACTATCTCAAGGGGATTCTCCTGAAGGTGACCCAGGACAATATGGTAAAGGAAGTCTGTCTAATAAACCACATATGGGTACCAAAAAAATACGTAAGAGGGTGTCCCTTAATGAGAAATCAGGGAACATCTCTCCTTTGGATAAAGATTTGACTAGAGCATCTTCATTTTATGAACCTTCAAATGAAAATCTAGGGGATTGTGCTGAAGAAGCTTCAAACCGATATGGTGAAGGACGTCTGTCTAATAAATCAAATCTTGGTGGTGCCAATAAAAACTCAAAAAGGGAGAACATGCTCCCAAGTGAAAGATCAGGAATCATCACTCCTTTGGATAAAGATTTGACCGGAGGATCATCTGTCTGTAAATTTTCAAATGAAAATCACAAGGCATCATCTGATCAGAATGATAAAATTGCAACTCTAGGGTCTGTTGAAGTGACAGGGCATGAATCCATAGAAGAAAGTAAAATTAAGACTGAAAATGCAAGTGAACAAATGCCTGATATTCAAACAGATGCATCTGATATAGTTAATTTAAAGGAATCTGGCATGAGTGAAGAAACGGATATGAGAACTTCCTCTTGCTGTAGCTCATTACAAGAAGCAAATG CTGCTGATGTTTGTATGAATGATGGGTTGGTTTCTCTGGAGGTATCCTATGCAAATGGGAGAGTACAGAGAAGTAAGATTGCTTGTGAGGAGGATTTTGCATCTGATTCAG AAATAGAGATCGTTCAACCAGTTCACAAGGCAAAGCTTGAGGAATCCTGTGTTATGGTGAATAGGGATGAACTTCGTTTTGTTCCTCAAAATGGAGTAAAAAGCAAGTCTTACAGG AAGAAGATTCAGGATGTTTTTTTGCCAAGAAAGAGGTCAGTGAGGAAGAAAGAGCAACTACCAATATGGCCTGGCAATGATTCAAATCCCAATCAAGAAGAAAGCATCAAGAATTCAATGCCAAGTCTTATAATAAATGATGCAAGAAGATCCCCAACTGCAGATTGCTGTGAATCTGAGTGGGAACTTCTTTAG
- the LOC110629977 gene encoding uncharacterized protein LOC110629977 isoform X2: protein MITMDMKGISWVGNVYQKFEAMCLEVEENIYQDTVKYVENQVQTVGSTVKKFYSDVMQDLLPPSSVDATKDGVYDLPLELYADVGIYMKPKVAMKEKHTKVDNIEKLTEDPKMIIHNKFSGHSPTFRRLNHVDSSFPLSQGDSPEGDPGQYGKGSLSNKPHMGTKKIRKRVSLNEKSGNISPLDKDLTRASSFYEPSNENLGDCAEEASNRYGEGRLSNKSNLGGANKNSKRENMLPSERSGIITPLDKDLTGGSSVCKFSNENHKASSDQNDKIATLGSVEVTGHESIEESKIKTENASEQMPDIQTDASDIVNLKESGMSEETDMRTSSCCSSLQEANAADVCMNDGLVSLEVSYANGRVQRSKIACEEDFASDSEIEIVQPVHKAKLEESCVMVNRDELRFVPQNGVKSKSYRIQDVFLPRKRSVRKKEQLPIWPGNDSNPNQEESIKNSMPSLIINDARRSPTADCCESEWELL, encoded by the exons ATGATAACTATGGACATGAAGGGTATATCATGGGTTGGTAATGTTTACCAGAAGTTTGAAGCTATGTGCTTGGAAGTTGAAGAAAATATATACCAG GACACAGTTAAATATGTTGAAAATCAGGTGCAGACAGTTGGATCTACTGTGAAAAAATTCTATTCAGATGTCATGCAAGATTTGCTTCCTCCATCTTCAGTGGATGCTACTAAAGATGGAGTATATGACTTGCCTCTGGAGCTTTATGCCGATGTTGGGATCTATATGAAGCCAAAAGTGGCTATGAAGGAAAAGCACACAAAGGTTGATAATATAGAGAAGTTGACTGAGGATCCAAAAATGATCATTCATAACAAATTTTCAGGTCATTCTCCTACTTTCCGCAGGCTTAATCATGTAGATAGTTCGTTCCCACTATCTCAAGGGGATTCTCCTGAAGGTGACCCAGGACAATATGGTAAAGGAAGTCTGTCTAATAAACCACATATGGGTACCAAAAAAATACGTAAGAGGGTGTCCCTTAATGAGAAATCAGGGAACATCTCTCCTTTGGATAAAGATTTGACTAGAGCATCTTCATTTTATGAACCTTCAAATGAAAATCTAGGGGATTGTGCTGAAGAAGCTTCAAACCGATATGGTGAAGGACGTCTGTCTAATAAATCAAATCTTGGTGGTGCCAATAAAAACTCAAAAAGGGAGAACATGCTCCCAAGTGAAAGATCAGGAATCATCACTCCTTTGGATAAAGATTTGACCGGAGGATCATCTGTCTGTAAATTTTCAAATGAAAATCACAAGGCATCATCTGATCAGAATGATAAAATTGCAACTCTAGGGTCTGTTGAAGTGACAGGGCATGAATCCATAGAAGAAAGTAAAATTAAGACTGAAAATGCAAGTGAACAAATGCCTGATATTCAAACAGATGCATCTGATATAGTTAATTTAAAGGAATCTGGCATGAGTGAAGAAACGGATATGAGAACTTCCTCTTGCTGTAGCTCATTACAAGAAGCAAATG CTGCTGATGTTTGTATGAATGATGGGTTGGTTTCTCTGGAGGTATCCTATGCAAATGGGAGAGTACAGAGAAGTAAGATTGCTTGTGAGGAGGATTTTGCATCTGATTCAG AAATAGAGATCGTTCAACCAGTTCACAAGGCAAAGCTTGAGGAATCCTGTGTTATGGTGAATAGGGATGAACTTCGTTTTGTTCCTCAAAATGGAGTAAAAAGCAAGTCTTACAGG ATTCAGGATGTTTTTTTGCCAAGAAAGAGGTCAGTGAGGAAGAAAGAGCAACTACCAATATGGCCTGGCAATGATTCAAATCCCAATCAAGAAGAAAGCATCAAGAATTCAATGCCAAGTCTTATAATAAATGATGCAAGAAGATCCCCAACTGCAGATTGCTGTGAATCTGAGTGGGAACTTCTTTAG
- the LOC110629977 gene encoding uncharacterized protein LOC110629977 isoform X3 translates to MITMDMKGISWVGNVYQKFEAMCLEVEENIYQDTVKYVENQVQTVGSTVKKFYSDVMQDLLPPSSVDATKDGVYDLPLELYADVGIYMKPKVAMKEKHTKVDNIEKLTEDPKMIIHNKFSGHSPTFRRLNHVDSSFPLSQGDSPEGDPGQYGKGSLSNKPHMGTKKIRKRVSLNEKSGNISPLDKDLTRASSFYEPSNENLGDCAEEASNRYGEGRLSNKSNLGGANKNSKRENMLPSERSGIITPLDKDLTGGSSVCKFSNENHKASSDQNDKIATLGSVEVTGHESIEESKIKTENASEQMPDIQTDASDIVNLKESGMSEETDMRTSSCCSSLQEANAADVCMNDGLVSLEVSYANGRVQRSKIACEEDFASDSEIEIVQPVHKAKLEESCVMVNRDELRFVPQNGVKSKSYRDVFLPRKRSVRKKEQLPIWPGNDSNPNQEESIKNSMPSLIINDARRSPTADCCESEWELL, encoded by the exons ATGATAACTATGGACATGAAGGGTATATCATGGGTTGGTAATGTTTACCAGAAGTTTGAAGCTATGTGCTTGGAAGTTGAAGAAAATATATACCAG GACACAGTTAAATATGTTGAAAATCAGGTGCAGACAGTTGGATCTACTGTGAAAAAATTCTATTCAGATGTCATGCAAGATTTGCTTCCTCCATCTTCAGTGGATGCTACTAAAGATGGAGTATATGACTTGCCTCTGGAGCTTTATGCCGATGTTGGGATCTATATGAAGCCAAAAGTGGCTATGAAGGAAAAGCACACAAAGGTTGATAATATAGAGAAGTTGACTGAGGATCCAAAAATGATCATTCATAACAAATTTTCAGGTCATTCTCCTACTTTCCGCAGGCTTAATCATGTAGATAGTTCGTTCCCACTATCTCAAGGGGATTCTCCTGAAGGTGACCCAGGACAATATGGTAAAGGAAGTCTGTCTAATAAACCACATATGGGTACCAAAAAAATACGTAAGAGGGTGTCCCTTAATGAGAAATCAGGGAACATCTCTCCTTTGGATAAAGATTTGACTAGAGCATCTTCATTTTATGAACCTTCAAATGAAAATCTAGGGGATTGTGCTGAAGAAGCTTCAAACCGATATGGTGAAGGACGTCTGTCTAATAAATCAAATCTTGGTGGTGCCAATAAAAACTCAAAAAGGGAGAACATGCTCCCAAGTGAAAGATCAGGAATCATCACTCCTTTGGATAAAGATTTGACCGGAGGATCATCTGTCTGTAAATTTTCAAATGAAAATCACAAGGCATCATCTGATCAGAATGATAAAATTGCAACTCTAGGGTCTGTTGAAGTGACAGGGCATGAATCCATAGAAGAAAGTAAAATTAAGACTGAAAATGCAAGTGAACAAATGCCTGATATTCAAACAGATGCATCTGATATAGTTAATTTAAAGGAATCTGGCATGAGTGAAGAAACGGATATGAGAACTTCCTCTTGCTGTAGCTCATTACAAGAAGCAAATG CTGCTGATGTTTGTATGAATGATGGGTTGGTTTCTCTGGAGGTATCCTATGCAAATGGGAGAGTACAGAGAAGTAAGATTGCTTGTGAGGAGGATTTTGCATCTGATTCAG AAATAGAGATCGTTCAACCAGTTCACAAGGCAAAGCTTGAGGAATCCTGTGTTATGGTGAATAGGGATGAACTTCGTTTTGTTCCTCAAAATGGAGTAAAAAGCAAGTCTTACAGG GATGTTTTTTTGCCAAGAAAGAGGTCAGTGAGGAAGAAAGAGCAACTACCAATATGGCCTGGCAATGATTCAAATCCCAATCAAGAAGAAAGCATCAAGAATTCAATGCCAAGTCTTATAATAAATGATGCAAGAAGATCCCCAACTGCAGATTGCTGTGAATCTGAGTGGGAACTTCTTTAG
- the LOC110629977 gene encoding uncharacterized protein LOC110629977 isoform X4, whose translation MITMDMKGISWVGNVYQKFEAMCLEVEENIYQDTVKYVENQVQTVGSTVKKFYSDVMQDLLPPSSVDATKDGVYDLPLELYADVGIYMKPKVAMKEKHTKVDNIEKLTEDPKMIIHNKFSGHSPTFRRLNHVDSSFPLSQGDSPEGDPGQYGKGSLSNKPHMGTKKIRKRVSLNEKSGNISPLDKDLTRASSFYEPSNENLGDCAEEASNRYGEGRLSNKSNLGGANKNSKRENMLPSERSGIITPLDKDLTGGSSVCKFSNENHKASSDQNDKIATLGSVEVTGHESIEESKIKTENASEQMPDIQTDASDIVNLKESGMSEETDMRTSSCCSSLQEANAADVCMNDGLVSLEVSYANGRVQRSKIACEEDFASDSEIEIVQPVHKAKLEESCVMVNRDELRFVPQNGVKSKSYR comes from the exons ATGATAACTATGGACATGAAGGGTATATCATGGGTTGGTAATGTTTACCAGAAGTTTGAAGCTATGTGCTTGGAAGTTGAAGAAAATATATACCAG GACACAGTTAAATATGTTGAAAATCAGGTGCAGACAGTTGGATCTACTGTGAAAAAATTCTATTCAGATGTCATGCAAGATTTGCTTCCTCCATCTTCAGTGGATGCTACTAAAGATGGAGTATATGACTTGCCTCTGGAGCTTTATGCCGATGTTGGGATCTATATGAAGCCAAAAGTGGCTATGAAGGAAAAGCACACAAAGGTTGATAATATAGAGAAGTTGACTGAGGATCCAAAAATGATCATTCATAACAAATTTTCAGGTCATTCTCCTACTTTCCGCAGGCTTAATCATGTAGATAGTTCGTTCCCACTATCTCAAGGGGATTCTCCTGAAGGTGACCCAGGACAATATGGTAAAGGAAGTCTGTCTAATAAACCACATATGGGTACCAAAAAAATACGTAAGAGGGTGTCCCTTAATGAGAAATCAGGGAACATCTCTCCTTTGGATAAAGATTTGACTAGAGCATCTTCATTTTATGAACCTTCAAATGAAAATCTAGGGGATTGTGCTGAAGAAGCTTCAAACCGATATGGTGAAGGACGTCTGTCTAATAAATCAAATCTTGGTGGTGCCAATAAAAACTCAAAAAGGGAGAACATGCTCCCAAGTGAAAGATCAGGAATCATCACTCCTTTGGATAAAGATTTGACCGGAGGATCATCTGTCTGTAAATTTTCAAATGAAAATCACAAGGCATCATCTGATCAGAATGATAAAATTGCAACTCTAGGGTCTGTTGAAGTGACAGGGCATGAATCCATAGAAGAAAGTAAAATTAAGACTGAAAATGCAAGTGAACAAATGCCTGATATTCAAACAGATGCATCTGATATAGTTAATTTAAAGGAATCTGGCATGAGTGAAGAAACGGATATGAGAACTTCCTCTTGCTGTAGCTCATTACAAGAAGCAAATG CTGCTGATGTTTGTATGAATGATGGGTTGGTTTCTCTGGAGGTATCCTATGCAAATGGGAGAGTACAGAGAAGTAAGATTGCTTGTGAGGAGGATTTTGCATCTGATTCAG AAATAGAGATCGTTCAACCAGTTCACAAGGCAAAGCTTGAGGAATCCTGTGTTATGGTGAATAGGGATGAACTTCGTTTTGTTCCTCAAAATGGAGTAAAAAGCAAGTCTTACAGG TAA